The Chamaesiphon minutus PCC 6605 DNA window GGAAATGCTTTAGGCTCATTCTCATATAGGCTCAATAGTCTGCCTACGGTAATGGCGGTGGTGCTGACATATTTGCCATAATCCCCCGCGTCGTGCCAGCCGCCTGTGGCTGAAATTACCTTCCCGGCTGAATTCATAGCATCTTTGTGGGCGATGGCACCATCACGAAGATGACAGGGCGCATGGCGAATGCCTGTAACCGGATCGCCGATCTCGACTCCACAGCGTTGAAGATAATAGGAGCGCAGCATCTTAATTACTGGCTTCTGATAAACATCAGACGCGATCGTAAACGGATAAGACTCGATCGATCCAGCTCGCAGGAAATAATTACCAGTTTGTTCGATCTGGCTAAAGTCAATAGTTTGTAATCGATCGTTACTATCTCGATCGCGAATTGGCTGACTGGGAGTAATGACTTGCACCGTCTGTCGATTGACAGTATTTATCAACTCAATTTGTCGCTGTGTATTGCCACTGTTGACTAGAAAGGCAACTTTGGGGCTATTGGGTAAATAACCTACTTGATTGATGACGATTTTAGCTGATTCGGTGGCGTGCCATCGAGCCAAATTGCCACCAGCCATTACCAGGAAAAATGCACTGATGAGGATAATTAATAGACGATGAGATCTTGTCATGTTTTTATTACATCAAATACAGTACTATTTTCGCCCAATAATTTTGATTGTGAATCGGTAACTATAACTGACAACTGATAATTGCCACTCTCCAAATTTGAGAGCTTTAGGTTTTCGATCTGTTTACTACTATCGGGGGTAATAGCGATCGCAATTGACTCCTGCTTGATAATAGTTTTCGAGCGTTTTAATATATATGTGAGTTGAGAATTAGGCATTGATTTCCACAGATCGTTAATCAGCCATAGTTCGATCGGAATTGACTCACCAACTTTCCACTGTTGTTTTGGCAAAATGATACTTGGCAAAATTGGTTGATAAGCACGTTTTAACATTTCATACCCTGGCTTTGTCTGTCGCCAATAGTCTACAATTCCCCAATTAATTGACGGCCAATTTTCGACAAACATAAACTGAAAAATTGCACTCACGGGCTGATATCGCTGTCTTCGGTAAGATTCGGCTGCAAATTGAGTCAGTTGGGCTTGATATTGTTGGGTATTGTCGATAAATTCTTCTACGGTTTTACCCATTGGCACTTTCGCCAAATTGAATGTTTCGTGAGGTTGAAAATTATGATATTTCCACTTCTCTAATTTGGCTGGTGTATCGGGAAATAGTTCGGCTGCTGTAAATATTTTTTCTAGCGAACTTCGATTGGGTAATGCCTGCGCGCCAAATTCAGTAATTAAGGGTTCTTTAGTAGCCTTGCCATAGTCTTGCCATTTTCCCGAATACCAGCCGTGCCAGGGGTGTTCTTGTGTGGTTGAGGCCAGATGTAGATGACGGGTAGAGTCGCGGGAGCGGAGACTATTGTAAATTGTCTCGTCGAGAGCGCGATTTTGTTTGGGATTGTAATCGCGATATTTATCTTTCATCCAGGTTGCATCCCACGGCGGTTCGTTGTGAATGCTCCAGGTAAAAATTGAGGGATGGTTATACAGCATTGTCACCATATCATTCGCCTGTTGCGTTGCTTCGGTAACAAATTCTGAAGCATCGCTATAACCCCATTGCAAGGGAAAATCTTGCCAGACTAATAGCCCCATCTCGTCGCATAAATGGTAAAATTCTGCGGCTTCAATATGCGCGTGAACGCGGATACTATTAATATTTGCTTGCTGCATTAATTTGAGATCGAGCGAGTATTTAGCTCTCGTCATTTCGCTCAACCATTGAGAAGCAATGTAATTAGTACCGCGCAAGAAAATCCGCCGCCCATTTAATTCCCATACTTGAGATTGAGGATTGAGGCGAATCGTGCGGAAGCCAAATGTGGTACTCGATCGATCTAATAATTTATTTTTACTGAGAATCTCAGTTTTGACTCTATATAAGTCTGGTTTGCCATGTTCCCACGTCCACCACAAATGCGGAGCGGTTTTGGGGATATTAATAGCAATCTGATTGCTGCCTGGTTGTAAGATCTGTTCCCGAACTATGGGTAAATCTGGCGAATCTTGAAAATTGGCAGGTTGAAGTTGTAGGCCTAGTTTGACTGTTTGTGGTTTTGGCGTGGGATTGATAATAGTTAGATCGATATGGGCAATCCCATTTTGGTAACGAGGATCTAATTCTGGGGTAACTTGTTGTTGGATAATTGCGACTCTATCTGAGATTTGTAATGATACAGGTGCCCAAATTCCACCTGTATTCTGTTCTTGTCCGCGTACAGACCACGCACCACCTGGTCTTGTATCGTGATGATTTAAAACGCCTTTGATTAGCCGTTTGTGCAAAGACCAAACTTTTTCGGGTTCTTCAACTGGGCTATTTACTTTGACTGCTAAAATATTATCACCATTATATTTTAGAAGATCGGACACGACAAATCTAAACGGTTGAAAGTAGCCCTCATGAAATCCTAGATAATGACCATTGAGCCACACATCGCCAGTATAGTCAACGCCATCAAATACAAGCTGAATAACTTTGCCTTTTAAGGATCGATCGATCTGAAAATGTCGGCGATACCAAACGACTCCAGATAGATCTTGCCCTTGGAGAAACCAATTACCAGGAACTTGAATCGATCGCCAATTGCGATCGTTAAATGTGGACTGATAAGCATTATCTGGTTGGAGATGACCAGAAGCAAATCTCCATTCACCATCTAATGGAATTGAGGCTGGAATAGTTGAATTTAGTTTGGTTTCTAACTGAGTAGCAACTGTAGAATTCGGATGAATTGCGATCGTCAAACTTATGCCAATCATGAATATCAATATCCAAATCGATCGAGCAAGTGGGAATCGTCGGATTAGAGAAGACAAGCAACATTTCCAGTTAAAATTCACGATCGATCTAATTCCTTGAGCGGATATTTGGAAATTTATAATGACACTTACTATATTATTAATTGATAGCTCTACTTTTTTGGATGAATGCGATCGTTACACCGAAGATTAACAGCATAAACCAGCCCCGCCAATTTATCAGAACCCTATACATCTATCTATCCCGCTTCGGTTGCCAAACAGCGGCGCGGATAATCACCGACAACAGTAAGAGATTATAGAGCGACCATCCAGCATTAACTGCATATAATGGCACCTCAGTTAAAGTACCCATCGCCAACCTAACTAGAGCATAAAGTATCCCCAAAATGGTCAACCCAGAGACAATCAGTTGGGGCATGACTAAATTGAGATAAATCCCCGATTGTCGTTCCTTGGGTGTGACTTTGAATTTAATGGATCGCTTAGTGAAGACACTCAATACTGCTTGAATAAACAGGGGAAATAACGCGATCGTATATTGTTCTGCTCTCCAGACTTCTCGTGCGGGAATTCCCCATGTTACCATCACAAAAGTTAACCGATTGACAATAAACGCCGGAGCAAAATGGACGATAAAATCCGATCCATAGGTATGAATCGGCGTAATGCCCGTAAAAAAGAAAATAATCGGACAAGCGAGTAAAATAACAGTCGCAAAGCCCGAAAAATAACTATACATCGTCTGAAAATACTGGAGCCGTTGCCAGAAACTCAGTCCGGGTTTAGTCCACGGATTTTCTTGGACTAAGACCTGAATTGTCCCCTGCGCCCAGCGCAGCCGCTGCTGGAGAGTAGAAGCGAGATCGTCGGGAGCCAATCCTTCGGCAAGGAGTTCGTGATGATAAACTGACTTCCATCCGGCTCCGTGCAACCGCATGGCGGTGTTCATATCTTCCGTAATACTGCTACTCGACATCCCGCCAATGAGTGTAAAATCATTGAGTAAATCTTTGTTTTTAGAAACTGCTTGGGTAAAATATTTCAGCCCCACACTGACTAGTGCTTCGCGCCGCAAGATGGCATTAGTTCCCGTGTAAAAAGCTGAATTTAAACCATCCTTACCCTGTTGAATCGGGCCATAAAATAGGTGAGCGCGATGTCCGAAAGGATCGCCAGGGGGGATATTATAAAAGTCTTGAGGCGTTTGCACTAAGGCGATGCGATTGCTGTCGTACCTACCAGTCCAAACATTGTAATTAATGAAGTAGGGTAAAACCCGCTTGAGAATTTGTGGTTTGGGGATATGATCCGCATCCAAAGTGAGCATAAACTCTCCAGTAGTATCTCCTGCAAAAATAGCGTAGTTGATATTCCCAGCCTTGGCATAATGGGCTTTCCCTTCTGGTTTAGGACGAGCGATGTAGCGGCAACGGGTAATTTCAGTTAGTTCTAG harbors:
- a CDS encoding glycosyltransferase family 2 protein; protein product: MMNTSTVERQSNFKGNSQSRLSKRTLWFRYLAEINLIFGAWYLYWRIFHSLDLQALWLAIPLLIAEIYSYIGGAMFTIGLWRPLERQIKSLPDLNPPLPVAEWPTVDVFITCYNEPPQMVEQTARAALAIDYPTTKLRVYILDDGNSMEMRTLAQKLCLEDLQSELLKAQAQRIRSERLELRERLRQIRELMVDTQAADTFVAALPAQSEPNTSVHEVWALPIRFLQVFHQVMTLTHGGHQSVREQLVIQEQELITAIKQKELELTEITRCRYIARPKPEGKAHYAKAGNINYAIFAGDTTGEFMLTLDADHIPKPQILKRVLPYFINYNVWTGRYDSNRIALVQTPQDFYNIPPGDPFGHRAHLFYGPIQQGKDGLNSAFYTGTNAILRREALVSVGLKYFTQAVSKNKDLLNDFTLIGGMSSSSITEDMNTAMRLHGAGWKSVYHHELLAEGLAPDDLASTLQQRLRWAQGTIQVLVQENPWTKPGLSFWQRLQYFQTMYSYFSGFATVILLACPIIFFFTGITPIHTYGSDFIVHFAPAFIVNRLTFVMVTWGIPAREVWRAEQYTIALFPLFIQAVLSVFTKRSIKFKVTPKERQSGIYLNLVMPQLIVSGLTILGILYALVRLAMGTLTEVPLYAVNAGWSLYNLLLLSVIIRAAVWQPKRDR
- a CDS encoding glycoside hydrolase family 2 protein; the protein is MIGISLTIAIHPNSTVATQLETKLNSTIPASIPLDGEWRFASGHLQPDNAYQSTFNDRNWRSIQVPGNWFLQGQDLSGVVWYRRHFQIDRSLKGKVIQLVFDGVDYTGDVWLNGHYLGFHEGYFQPFRFVVSDLLKYNGDNILAVKVNSPVEEPEKVWSLHKRLIKGVLNHHDTRPGGAWSVRGQEQNTGGIWAPVSLQISDRVAIIQQQVTPELDPRYQNGIAHIDLTIINPTPKPQTVKLGLQLQPANFQDSPDLPIVREQILQPGSNQIAINIPKTAPHLWWTWEHGKPDLYRVKTEILSKNKLLDRSSTTFGFRTIRLNPQSQVWELNGRRIFLRGTNYIASQWLSEMTRAKYSLDLKLMQQANINSIRVHAHIEAAEFYHLCDEMGLLVWQDFPLQWGYSDASEFVTEATQQANDMVTMLYNHPSIFTWSIHNEPPWDATWMKDKYRDYNPKQNRALDETIYNSLRSRDSTRHLHLASTTQEHPWHGWYSGKWQDYGKATKEPLITEFGAQALPNRSSLEKIFTAAELFPDTPAKLEKWKYHNFQPHETFNLAKVPMGKTVEEFIDNTQQYQAQLTQFAAESYRRQRYQPVSAIFQFMFVENWPSINWGIVDYWRQTKPGYEMLKRAYQPILPSIILPKQQWKVGESIPIELWLINDLWKSMPNSQLTYILKRSKTIIKQESIAIAITPDSSKQIENLKLSNLESGNYQLSVIVTDSQSKLLGENSTVFDVIKT